From one Pontibacillus sp. HMF3514 genomic stretch:
- a CDS encoding DsrE/DsrF/DrsH-like family protein codes for MSETKKTNIILFSGDYDKAMAAYIIANGAAAYDHEVTIFHTFWGLNALRKDGKVEAQKGFLEKMFGKMMPKGADNLGLSKMNMAGMGPKMIKKVMKKHNAQTVPELIEMAQMQDINLVACQMTMDLLGFQKEELLDDITYAGVAAYLADAEDGNVNLFI; via the coding sequence ATGTCTGAAACAAAGAAAACTAACATTATTTTATTTAGCGGAGATTATGATAAGGCGATGGCTGCTTATATTATTGCGAATGGTGCAGCAGCTTATGATCACGAGGTAACGATTTTCCACACTTTCTGGGGACTTAATGCTCTCCGTAAAGACGGAAAAGTGGAAGCGCAAAAAGGTTTCTTAGAAAAAATGTTCGGTAAAATGATGCCAAAAGGTGCAGATAATCTAGGTCTTTCCAAAATGAATATGGCTGGAATGGGACCTAAAATGATTAAAAAAGTTATGAAAAAGCACAATGCTCAAACTGTACCAGAATTAATTGAAATGGCACAAATGCAGGATATTAATCTAGTTGCATGTCAAATGACTATGGATTTACTTGGTTTCCAAAAAGAAGAGCTTCTAGATGATATTACGTATGCTGGTGTAGCTGCATATTTAGCTGATGCTGAAGATGGCAATGTAAACCTATTTATCTAA